CAATCCCTGGAGTGATCAATACCCAGAGGGTTGCACTCCAGCGTATAtaagaaatgaaaacagaatTATAATCAAATCGATGCTTTAAATTGACTCATTTACAACCAATTTCCCCTCGCAGGCGAGGAGGCTGAGCAAATTTCTGAACGCATCACATGATGAAAGAAAAAATGGTTAACATATAGAGTGTGAAAAGCTGGCTGCCTCATTTCACAAATCACAcgcatgtttttattattttgtcctgCACTCCttaattatttcattataaaCATGTGCTTACAAGCTCAATATGCATCCTCACCTTTATTCTTCTTGCTCATCGTTCAACAGCACATTAGCCATCCATCTCTATGTGTTTGCATGCATGTGTGCGTTGACATACCTTGTAGAAGGAGACAGCTTGTTTTAACAAAAATGAAACACCTTATTCTTAAAATGCTAAAGTGCTCAAATCACTGATGAAAGTACATATTAGACGGGGGTTTCTGAAGCACCAGaggtagttttcattttaaccACATGGGGTCACTCTTCAGCGTGTTTTCTAGGgtagattaaaaaagaaagaaagaaaaaaagacaaaactttCACCACGGGTTCTTCTTTCTGAACGATACAGAATGTACTATTGCCCGAACAAGTTGTAATTACGTTGCAGAATATGAGTGCAATGAGAAAACATGTCCTCGAAACTACGTTTAACCTTTTATTAACGCGGACTTCACTCTGTCCTGCTGGGCAAATGCATCAGAACTAATAACTTCAGTGGCATCCAATAATCTTTTCAAGAAATCACTGAAGTACGCCAAAACCCTGCGACAGCAAAGCAGCGTCCAGATGAAAagtgaaatattaaaatggaaatatgcacaaaataaaatTCCTATATTAGGTAGCAGAGCAGGTTTTTTTCCAAAAATCTGAAATTACAAATGTTtaaagcttgttttttttttagtttcctTTAGCCACAAGACCTTGTATTTGACTTTGCGTAggaagtaagtaagtaagttaAGTAAGTTGTAGCTTTTggtaaataatatgaatataaaacgttagagatgtgtgtgtgtgtgtgtgtgatatatagtCCTTTGCATGCATTGTCTAGTAGTGTGCATGGCGCACATAACGCAACTTGCATTCAATATCTTGACAAAACGTAAAGTAGTAAGTTTTTTCAACTCCTTAAAATGTGCTTGTCCATAGCAATTTGTAGTGGGAATGCACTTCTGTCACAGTGTTACCAACAGTCAGTTTGATACACCACATTTTaacataacacattttattttctagcacATTTCTTGTCGTCGTTTTAGCGTTTTCTTAGCGTTTGTCGCCGTTTTAGCGTTTTTTAGCATGTTCAGCAGCATGGAGTTGTGGTTAAGCCACCGGACGCCAGAACGGAGGGTCGTGGCtccagtcccaggtggggggcactgctgctgtacccttgagcaagggactttacctagattgtaTCAATGGGCAATTCcacgtaaaaaaaataataataataataatgtgatgtaACAACTGTAAGTCGggggtctgctaagaaatataataataatagttgctCAATGAGACCAgcagcaataaaaacaaaccattcATATCGACGCAGTATCTCTCCAGAATATGCAAGCCAGTAGTAGTGGTAGCAGTAAAGGCATTCGCAGTCctttcctcctcttccttcagGAGTCAGCTGACTGTAGCTGTCAAAactcccctctctcctccctccctccctccctggaTCAGATGCTCAGCCCCTTTCCATTGGAGAAAAGCAAGGATCACCCACCCCTTTGCAGAGTGACATCAGGCCCGGCTATAATAATAAAGCGCAGACTGGAGAGACTCGGGAGTGAGTTAGTGCGTCTGGGAAGGTGGCAGAAATCTCTGCGGTGCAGAGAAGGAAAGCTGCTTTCAAAGCGAAAATCCGTCTTCCTGCTCACCTCCGATCCGGCCAAAGGACTTACAGTAGCGCGTCTCGGCAAGAGGAGGGGGCGCAACGGTTTCTATGTCTGCTGGTTTGCAGGAAAAGAAGAGAGACTGCATTTCGTACTTTTGCATGTACGGCAAATCATTCCTACCTCTTGTTCGGCAGACTACAACATTACAGAGGCCGGTTTGAAACAACCGCAGATACTGATGTTGTTTGCAGTGCATTAGAGAGAAAGTTTTTCTCCTTGTTATCGCCGAAGAGCGTCGCACGTTAGAAAACTCGCGTCCGCAGCGGTGGAAGGGCTGTTAGAGACTATTGCAGGAGAGCGGACGGGACAGCTAAAGTCGGGGGGGTTTCGACGTTGGCAGAAGTACAGAAGCCTagtttacaaaataaacaaactatggCTGGAGAGTTGAACATGGGGCCAGAGCTGCCAACCAGCCCGCTGGCATTGGAATACGTCAATGACTTTGATTTGATGAAGTTCGATGTGAAGAAAGAAGCGCTAGCCGGGCTGGACCGCTCCTCCGTGCGGCAGTGCACCCGGCTCCAGCCGCAGGGCTCCGTGTCCTCCACCCCAATCAGCACCCCGTGCAGCTCGGTCCCTTCCTCGCCCAGCTTCAGTCCCACCGAGCAGAAGAACCACTTGGAAGAGCTTTACTGGATGCCCAGCAGCGGCTACCACCAGCAGATGGACCCCCAGGCGTTGAACCTGACCCCGGAGGACGCAGTAGAAGCGCTGATCGGTGCCACGGCCCACGGCCACCCTCCACCCCCACACGTCCAGCAGCAGCTACAGCAGGGTGGCTTCGACGGCTACAGACCAGCACATCACCATCACAGCCACGGGCATGCCCAGCAGCACCATCACCAGTACGGCGGGCTTCCCCATCATCCCGAAGACCTCCCGGGTCACCCCGGGGCGCACAGCCATGTGCACAGCCAGCATCACCACCATCACAGCCAGGACCCGGACAGCCCGTCTCCTACCTCGCCCGGGTCCCACCAACAGCTCCACCACCGCCACCATCATCACCACCACCCCCAGCAGGGCCACCACGGCGGAGGAGGGGGGCTCAACGTGGAGGACCGCTTTTCAGACGAGCAGCTGGTGTCCATGTCCGTGCGGGAGCTCAACCGGCACTTGCGGGGTTTCACCAAGGATGAAGTGATCCGCCTGAAGCAGAAGCGCCGGACCCTCAAGAACCGGGGCTACGCGCAGTCGTGCCGGTACAAGCGGGTCCAGCAGAAACACGTCCTGGAGAACGAGAAGACCCAGCTGATCAACCAGGTGGAGCAGCTCAAGCAAGAGATCAACCGGCTGGCCCGTGAAAGAGACGCGTACAAACTCAAATGCGAGAAACTGACGGGCAATAACGGGTTCCGAGAGGCAGGGTCCACTAGTGACAACCCGTCATCGCCAGAGTTCTTCATGTGAGTGCGACAGCTGATCctgacaatattaataataatgatcagaaTCAATATTAATGATTATACTAATAgaagaaattaagaaataataatctCATATCTAATCATCTCCATCCATGTGACAACTGAAATACAAAGagcaaatagattttttttttcttacaattgCAGCATCTTTGTAGCTTAGTTGCTTGTAGAGACGAGActattttttcttctcaaaacaaaaacaaacgacACAAAAAAAGTACTAGATCCGAACTTTCTTTTTTGTAGATTGCTTTAATCTGCTAGGGGCATGGAAAAAAAAGTGGACTTTCTTCTTACTGTGGTTTCCTTCTTGAATGTTAAGAAAGGTCATATCAGACGTCTTCTAAGTAAGGAGAATACTTTATAAGACTTGCATATGCACTTGCCcgagaaaggaaaacaaaaaaacgacaaaaagaaaaagaaatgaaaaaagactTCACATATGCAAACTTTCTTTCTCTTATGTACCCCGCCTGCGAATTAAAACTGTCAAATGGGGAACATTTTATGCAACATCTCATTGGTTTATTGCCTGCttggttatatataaatatatatatattaaaaaaaatctgcattaaaatattaatcCTGCATGCTGGACATGTATGGTAATAATTTCtattttgtacttttttcttgtttatctTAAAAGCATGTTGTTGATCTGagcttttcatttgttttggttATATAAATGAAACGATCACAATATCAACATTACTGCTTGTGCAGTTTTCATAATGTTTGGGTTTATTTAGCTTGTAAATATATGCAACATCAAACTGCACAAAGACATTTTAAGGAGGCTGGTTTTAAACTtcgactttttttttgttttgttttttaagtttgaaAGTTATgggcattttgttttgcagtttgCATTAAAGACAACCAACTTTGTTAATATTAAGTGCACTTTTTCGGATCATGAGTTTTCATTTTGGGTTTTTTTGCAGACCGCCTTCAGGGAAGAcatactataataataacatgttaGGAGGTGTGATAAATGAAACAACACTGATtatcataaaaacaaaagctaATGATAACAGGAACATCCTATGGGCCACTGAGGCTATTTCATTGTGAATACAGCAGGATATTTGGTATATTTGGTAAAATACTGGGATACTCCACCAAGCAGTTGCGATCCCTCTATATCTGGATTGTGTTTGcgttaaaataaacacagataaACCGTTTGCTACCTGCAttcctgtgtatttttttttgtacttaatTATAAATGTTTTCAAGAAATAGCATTGAGTACCGCCTACTTGACATTACTAAATTATATAATCTGACTATATTAGAACGTTATTTTTTCTcaagaaaaagtattcacttCCCAAAACTAATGCATTTGGAATAAAGGCCTTCTCAACctaaattattttaacaaatcaTAGCTTTCCACTTGACCGATTAATCTCAAACTTATTCAAAGACATTTTTTGTATGTGCATGGCAACATGCCTAAATATCAGGGGtttatttacaatttaattattCTTTTGTAATTAACGTGtacatttgaaaagaaaattacAATGATTAATGTTATATGTTttcctgtattttttttctgccggccagttaaaaaaaaggattcaggttttgcaaaatctcaaaatgaaaactatatatgtgtatgtttctattttattattattttgtattgatttattattattatttggagtTTCTGGTTCTGCTGGCCAGATGCAtagttaagttttttttttattttaatgattttaaattaacaaactgtCAGATCATATGGAAAAGCATGGTGCTTGCATTTAAAAACTATTGTTAAAAAGAGTCATGCATTTAACAATCTTTGGTTTGTTATTGATTCAACTGTGTTGAAATCAAACTTATACTGCAGCAgcgggtttttgttttttaatttcatgtatTTTGCGAGGGGATCAATTTTCAATCCTGTTTATATAAACGAAAAAGTTAAATTTGGACTGTTGTAGTTACATTCAGGCTGGTTTCTGTTTTCGTCTTATTTTTCGTTGTTTTTGGAAAAAATGGTTTCCTATTTTGCTTATTAAAGTCATTGAAATGGCAGTTATTTTGAGgacattgttttctgttttcaaatGGTTTTTAATGATCCGACTTTATGAAGTCATTCAAGGGAACACACAAAAACGAAGTATTAATTGTTATGAAAAGGCATGCTGGCACACACCAGACGGAATAGGCCCGTCAAACGCACACCTtaactgagtttttaaataatttcttaATTTATACGTCATGTTACATAGTGCAAAAGCAACACTTTCACGAGTGTGTAATGTTTGGATATGAAAGTGTCAAAAGGGAGATTTGCAGTCATATGTTCCGATTTGGCACATGCCAGTCTCCCACGAAGGATGCGGCTTACCTATAGaaatagcaaatattcaaatagTAAGTAGCAATAGTTGTCGtcgtagtagtaatagtagtagtagtagtagtagtagtagtagtagtagtagtagttgtagtaacTAAATGGAAACTGAGCGATTGTGAATATGGGTATGGAATAAAGGTGGCCAGTTCTCAGGCAGTTCTCTATATAGGTGTAGTAAGAAATTCATCTTTTTGtctttacttttcttttcttccaaaacacaaacaaaaccataGAACCAAACGACCACAGAAATAGGACAAAGTGTCGCCTATACCTCCTCATGCTGAGGTAGAAAAATGTGCAGAGATACagcatgcacatgcacacggTAAAAGGAGATCTTTGACCTTGCAACATTGCGCGCCCGACTGTGAGAACAATTAACCATTTAATGGACTATTTCGATGCAATAATGCATGATATTAAGggtatttcgtttttttttgttttttttttacgccCCGAAGAGGTGTTTGACCAGCACTAAAGCTAATTGTACCTTTAATTAATAGTGGCATGATACAGAATAATaatcagagctgtatattaataatatttgacACCGGTCTTGTTAATAGACTAATCTAAATAATGTATCTCAGATACGATTTTGCATATGCATCATCAAAGATTTAAACCATTGACAATTCTCTGTGCGTATCAATGCATATATACAGATGCATATCAGGTGTTTCTACAATAtgcatggatgttttttttgctGTCTATATAGTATTATTCAAAACTATTTGCTATCTAATGTACCTATATGTCTTTCTGTCCAAGAAGACTATTCTGCAGAATATTTTTGCTATAACCTGGCAAgcgtttatttatgtatttgcttATGTATTTGGTTATGTGTAAagactacatttatttttattattttgtattcgtcatttcaaaatgtaatcaGCCCAGTTTGCCAATGAAAGGATCTCCAAAGCAGGGATACATATTCAAAACTGTCTTCCAAatctttttaatgaaaatatatgctgtgtttgttttaaatagttttaccTGAGACATGTTTAATGCGGGTTGGATGGGGGTGGCAATGTAAACTGCGATTTCCTAACGGTTTTGAGTTTCTACCGTCAGTACATTATCTGCCGGAGGTCTGCACATTTTCAAGGACGAGCTGTGCCCAATGCTGGCGAATGGAGAGAAGAATCTAATATAACTATATCCCAGTTTACATTTTTATGCGAAAACTTCACGTCAGCATTAGCAAAATGTTAGTTTAAACTGATCTCAGTGCGCTCAGTGAATGGCAAACAGCAGGGCAGCGGGCAATGGGAGAGAAAGTAATGGCATTGcttaatcattacaaattagtGCCATCATTACATAACGATTACAAGTAGTAATATTTCCTTTACAAGCCTTTTATATGTACAAGTAGCAATCTAAGGTCTGGCATTCGTGTGTAGAGGCACACAGTTTAGAATACACAGAAATTCATGTAGGGTTACTCACTTTTTACAAGATTATGTTCCAATCTCTGTCTAAATACAAGGGCAAATAAATATGATGAAACATTTATTCTAAGGATGTTTAGGGGATAGAGCTAAGTCCAGCTTGCAGAcactgcattacattacattacattacattacattacattacattacatgagCTAACAGGAGCATCGGTGTAATATGgaactgtatttgttttcaggATTGTGAGTTCAGAGCAGTTCAAAATTGCAGTCTTGTCATGGTTTGTTTATTGTCaagattttatttgtgtgtttttcttggaACATCTCACGTAACTGGGTTGGATTTTAAACAGGACTCGACTGGGGAATGCAGACTTCCAACAGTACAGCTCTGACACAATACAGCTTCTCCGCCTCTTGTATTGCTAAAGATGAAATCAGTGTGGATACAGTCTATCTGATGGCAAAGGTCTTTAAATAATCAGCTTgcaaagacagacacactgctgaTGAACATTTTTAGGTTCAATGCAATGGCCAATGCAAAAAAACTGAGCACCCTCGTGGTACTGagtattgtttgtgtttgtgatgATGATCAAGATACAATAGTACCCCTTTTGTGCAACAAGATAAaggatttatattatttaatcaaGCTGTAGAATTCTTTCAGACTTCACGTTGAGATGGTGCAGCAAGAAAAGTTTCCTGACTGGATGATTGATGGGATTGGAGCCAATGTACATTGATTTCTCAGAAGTTCATCACTCTTTTTCTGTGAAAAGGAACAGCATTGTGGTAagtgtgaaataaaataaattgcagaGGAACACCCTGCGCACAGAAAGAGAAGTGAAAGAGAAATTCTGTAACTTAGTGGAAACACGGTCGAGGTTGATAATTGGCATCTCCCAGGGAATGCAAATAAATCATGTACAGTAATCGCAAGGATATTTCTTCGGCATCCTATCCCAAGGATGGATAGTGGAGCATCGCAATTCAGCTCACTTCATATATGCACAGCAGAACACTGGAGAATATAATCTAGACACTATGTGTGGTAGAATCATTCCTTTTTGTTGGTGTCAGTTGTTTAATGGTAATTTAGGCTTCATGTTATGAGTAACTAATATATCCAAATCAAGAACGGTGGAGGTGTGGGAGGGTCACCCCTACCCACTCCTGCTAACCCACGTTCCCCATATGATCGGAGTGTTATCTCCCCCATTGCAACTGAGCTGCAGTCACACAGCTGATGAGTTTCGGCTCATTGTTTTCACCCCTTCATCACGCCGAGCATTTCGTGAATCTAAATACCTTGCATATCATCTGCCCGTAATAAAAACGTGATAAGGCCGGACTTCAGCCCGCTGCTGATGGACTAAAGTCCGTCCCTTATTAAACACACCCCAAACCTATCAGGAGGGGGGAAAGAGATACGTCAGGGATTACACCTTCTCAAGAAGAATCAAGGACAAGTTAACCAGTTAATGTAATAACGATTGCACTGATAACACTGCAGCTCCTCCAGTGGCAGCGTGATCGGCCTCCACAGGAGCCTGTCAGGATACATTATCGAAGGATATACATGCATATGcagtttattatttgtatttatgcacAGCTCTAACCCCCTTCGTGTGGATCTCTGCAGTGTAGGTCAGTTTAAACCTGTAATGCTGAGGCTATGGTGTAAAGCAAATGAAGCGCAAAAGGCATTTGGGCCTGAACTCATTGAAACTGCATACATTGTCTCTGGTTTTTGTGATAAAGGTAGGTCTTGTTAGTTAAAAACTTCCTTTGGCCCTCCAAGTAGTTAATATGATTCCTAGGGATTACCTTTCAACAATACCTGGTAAAATAATTGCCACTGTTGTTCTCGTATGCTGAGCTGACTTCTTTCAGTAATAAACGTCACAGGAATTCAAGTTCTGTTTTGatcattgtaaaaataatagttaTATAAGAATAAAAACTGCTCTTTTAGTTGGAGTGTAATTGGGAAGTTCCTTTGATATAAGCCATACATACAAAGATGCAGATATCTATGACGGGCTGGATTCCCCATGTGTTAGTGAGGGAGATAACAGGAAAACTCAATTCCAAGAGCAGTAAGTGTAATCCCCCCTTTCTTACCCCCACTGCCACTACCATTGACTTTTATTAGTACTGACTTTCCTGCTGTTCCAAATCACTGTGATTTCCTTGCAAATTAAAACAGCGATATCCCCAGGGACAGCCAAATGCGTGTCGAGAATTCCTGTGCTCAGATGGATTATATTTGCCGGTGGAGTTTGCTCagttaggtgtgtgtgtgtgaagtgggAATGCCTGCGCTCAGCCCGGCCGGCCTTTCTTCTCCTCGGCCCAATTGCTTACATTACGTCAAGGGTGGCCAAAGTATACAGACCCGAGGGCCACATGGCAGGTGCAAGGAGAGGACAAATATTGAACGTGGAGCGGCAGAATCTGATAGTCTGAGAGCTGTCTCTGCGACTGCGATGCACTGCAGAAAGTGTAACGGCAAAGTCACCAGCAAAGTGAATTTCCATTTCAGTGAAATAGTACGCAGGCGATCGATGTTTGAAGCACACGTTCTTGTTGATTGGATTATCCCAAAACCCTCTGCCAGAGCTTTCTCAGCCTTAATATGACTTGCCAAAAGGCAGCAGCAGCTAATTGATAAAGTAAAAATGAGGACTGTTATGTAAATCCATTGGCTGATCAGACTGATACAGTAGAAGGCGTGTCTTCTAATGTTTAGCTGACAGTCGACTCCTGTATTCCTTTTGCTTGTAAGGGCTGTGCTTTCTAATGTTTGGGTATCCCACTGTCCCttattgttttgctttgatTTCAGATGGCAAAAATATTCTCTGGATATTCTAAATGACTTGGACAACTTTCTATGTCACCTGTTTTCAAGCTAGTGGATTTTAAATGACTGAAGTACATGACAAAAACAACTTATTATGGTACCATAGTTACCCACTGGGCCCTTAAGAAAATGACATGGCATAAAGCTGAACTTCGcttatcattttaattgctcTGTTATAAGGAGATTGCACTAAAGTAAGTGAGTCCAAAggccatgttttattattttgtattccaaTCTTTTGGGCATATCTTGTAATTGATAactaggaaaaaaaaacacctgcagGATTTCCCAACCAAAATCCTGACAGACTCCTGGACATTTCCCGGACGAGTACTTCGCCAGTCCACAGGGAGGCTCCTGCAGGACTCCGTGGAAAGTTACACAAAACCATAAGGATTTTGACCcaaaatgtatgcatgtgtatttctggattgtttttacTGCACAAATATGTTGGTTTTTCAGATTTGCTTGTGACTTTTCAGGTGTCGAATAGTATATTTGGGTTCACATTGCATTATTGTTTTCCAATTCTGCACCATGTGTATAACTGAGtcattaatgtaattgtttGCTAAATTGTGTTGTGGCTATGTTATGAGCTGTGAGCGTGTGACAAGTTCTCCCTGCTAGTTTAATGTGGGATAGCTATCTGGaagttattttgtaataatccacTACTCCTGCAGCTACTGTCATTgcacacaatacaaacaaaccTGCCTGGAATTCTTTTAATACGTTCCAATTCATGCACAAATAATAGTCGGATTGATTTATGTTCAGATTTCTGTTCTCGGGGCAACTCGGTTGGGTTCGAAAAGTAGATAAAATGCTAACTGAATAAACAGACTTGATTACACTGATGCAATTTTCATGACTTCTATTTACACATATATTTGCAGTGATAAACAGAATATACTTACATTTTTGGGGACCTGCAATTAAAACCAAATTCAAATACAATCTAGAAGATTCCTACTAGTATCCCATCCTTCATTTGTGcagtttaatatctttaatCTTTAGTAAGTCATTAAAGCATCTGTTCTCCAGAAAATAACAGGAACAGTCAGCAAGCCAAGATTGACCCAAATATGAGTTAAAGAACCAATTCCGGTCTTCAGTGACCTAAACAGACATAATAAGAACAGTCCTGTTATACTATATTCTTAACGGATGTGTAATCACTTAGTCATAGTCTCCGACCTAGATCTGAATTAAATATCAGACTAGATGTTATTCTTAAGTTTAGGGTCCTGTGAATTTTTTATCACTAGGACACATATGGAGTTGCCTTATTGCTATAAGAGTGAAGCAAATTAATGTGATGGGGGATGGACGATAGGGCACACCTGATTCTGCCCTAAGAGCCTGATCTGGCCCCTAGGCACAGAAGGCTTTAAATTGTGGTTCATGGGGCTTTGCGAGAGTCCGGCGCTGCAGGATCAAAAGGGACTTTCCCATTGTGATTCACGGGCCAGGGGTTGGTGCCAGACAGCCAGCTACACATCTGCACTCCTTGGCTCCTGTAAACACGCTTCCGTTAACACTTTCTATGCTGCGTCAGGTAGCGACTGTTTGACTGTCAACTTTAACCATCTAAAAGGTGTCATCGAGACATGTGAGCACAGCACAGCTCCCTTCCGGCCAGAGACAGGCCTtcctaaaaaaaataagaataaataatagATGAGTggattgttaaaaaaagaaaggcagATCCTAATTTCAGAGAAAAGTGAAAGCACTGCTGAAGGGGTTGGGTAAGGCAGTACCGTAACTTTAAATTTAATGTGCACATACACACCCATAAAattcaatacagtgtattcttatATAACATTCTTGCTGTAAGCATCTCAGGGCACTTTACAGCCACGTAGTAACACAGAGCTTTTGTCTATTGTCTGATGAATGCAAAAGACACTGCAACATAAAAATTCCCAGCTCTGCAGAAAGTGAAAACTTTTGACTTGTATTGTTGCACAAAACACAGAGGAAGAGTGGATGAATGGTTGAACAGCGAGGTATTGGAAGTTGCAGGTGATTCTTTGATTGAAaacatttaatcattttaattatgtaCTTTGTCTTATTAATTTTACTAGTATTACTAAATACAAGTTTGTGACACAGAGGTTGTGCATCATGCCATATCTAAAACAGAGGCTgactagaagaaaaaaagagcaGCTGTGAGTATAAACAGTGCGGGAAGAGCAAGGGTTCAGTCTCCATTTGACAAATAGGTAATGAGTGTTTGCTGCTCTCT
The genomic region above belongs to Amia ocellicauda isolate fAmiCal2 chromosome 4, fAmiCal2.hap1, whole genome shotgun sequence and contains:
- the mafba gene encoding transcription factor MafB: MAGELNMGPELPTSPLALEYVNDFDLMKFDVKKEALAGLDRSSVRQCTRLQPQGSVSSTPISTPCSSVPSSPSFSPTEQKNHLEELYWMPSSGYHQQMDPQALNLTPEDAVEALIGATAHGHPPPPHVQQQLQQGGFDGYRPAHHHHSHGHAQQHHHQYGGLPHHPEDLPGHPGAHSHVHSQHHHHHSQDPDSPSPTSPGSHQQLHHRHHHHHHPQQGHHGGGGGLNVEDRFSDEQLVSMSVRELNRHLRGFTKDEVIRLKQKRRTLKNRGYAQSCRYKRVQQKHVLENEKTQLINQVEQLKQEINRLARERDAYKLKCEKLTGNNGFREAGSTSDNPSSPEFFM